One region of Candidatus Zixiibacteriota bacterium genomic DNA includes:
- a CDS encoding ABC transporter ATP-binding protein, whose amino-acid sequence MTALLQVKNLQTSFFTPEGEVRAIDGVSFEIEEGRTLGLVGESGCGKSVTSLSIMRLIASPPGRIVGGEILYKGRDLLKLSNEEMRRIRGNEISMIFQEPMTSLNPVFTVGDQIGEAIRLHQGLGKREARKKTIEMLRLVKIADPESRVDHYPHQMSGGMRQRVMIAMALSCNPSLLIADEPTTALDVTIQAQILELMKELQQKIGMALLLITHDLGVVAEQADDVAIMYAGKIVERSRAAAIFSRPLHPYTVGLLNSLPGSGTDKRRRLRAIPGVVPSPLHLPSGCRFRDRCPKAAEICATAEPALTETEPGHWAACYFPESQTASAGEGAPAQL is encoded by the coding sequence GTGACCGCGCTGCTTCAGGTGAAGAACCTGCAGACTTCCTTTTTCACTCCCGAGGGCGAGGTGCGGGCGATCGACGGCGTCAGCTTCGAGATCGAGGAAGGCAGGACGCTGGGGCTGGTCGGGGAGTCGGGCTGCGGCAAGAGCGTGACGTCGCTTTCGATCATGCGCCTGATCGCTTCGCCGCCCGGACGGATCGTCGGCGGCGAGATTCTTTACAAGGGACGTGACCTCCTCAAGCTCAGCAACGAGGAGATGCGCCGCATCCGCGGCAATGAAATCTCGATGATCTTTCAAGAGCCCATGACCTCGCTCAACCCGGTGTTCACCGTCGGCGACCAGATCGGCGAGGCGATCCGCCTGCACCAGGGGCTGGGGAAAAGGGAAGCGAGGAAAAAGACGATCGAGATGCTGCGGCTGGTGAAGATCGCCGACCCCGAATCCCGGGTGGATCACTATCCGCACCAGATGAGCGGGGGGATGCGGCAGAGGGTCATGATCGCAATGGCGCTCTCCTGCAATCCCAGCCTGCTGATCGCGGACGAGCCGACCACGGCGCTCGACGTGACGATCCAGGCGCAGATCCTCGAGCTGATGAAGGAGCTGCAGCAGAAGATCGGCATGGCGCTATTGTTGATCACGCACGATCTGGGGGTGGTCGCGGAACAAGCGGACGACGTGGCGATCATGTACGCGGGCAAGATCGTGGAGCGCTCGCGCGCGGCGGCGATCTTCAGCCGCCCCTTGCATCCCTACACGGTCGGCCTGCTAAACTCGCTTCCGGGGAGCGGCACGGACAAGCGACGCCGCCTGCGCGCGATTCCCGGGGTGGTGCCGAGCCCGTTGCATCTGCCGAGCGGCTGCCGTTTTCGTGACCGCTGCCCCAAAGCGGCCGAGATCTGCGCCACCGCCGAGCCAGCGCTCACGGAGACCGAGCCCGGCCACTGGGCGGCGTGCTATTTCCCGGAGAGCCAGACTGCTTCGGCGGGTGAAGGGGCTCCCGCGCAGTTATGA
- a CDS encoding alpha/beta hydrolase — MGRVKSLDEIKAEIRSQTGKKRVFRRLRPHDVERVVEKLTSKDPELWAELWAGVALRYEEEGAEHERHGRIDRARESYFLAYAYYAAGRYPVPHTPGKLRCFHKSLELYEKAGRYFDPPLERVEVPYGGGKIPAYLRLKRGGERRPTIVNFGGIDGFKAEAYEYEEAMHAAGLNTCAIDMPGTGESPIKATPEGESLFSAVIDYLERRPEVDPARLAMVGRSFGGYWAAKMAFVEAERLRAAVVWGGGVHYFFQEEWLRRSTNAESYLMDHDVARCMAFGVGTIDELARIFPSMSLKTQGWLDKPSCAMLVVNGKDDLQTPIDDLYILLEHGSPKSARVFPGGHMGQTPETLPTILGWLRRELR; from the coding sequence ATGGGACGCGTCAAAAGCCTGGACGAAATCAAAGCCGAAATCCGCTCCCAGACCGGGAAGAAGCGGGTCTTTCGCCGACTCCGGCCGCACGACGTGGAGCGGGTGGTGGAGAAGCTCACGAGCAAGGACCCGGAGCTGTGGGCCGAGCTGTGGGCGGGCGTGGCGCTGCGCTACGAGGAAGAGGGCGCCGAGCACGAGCGACACGGCCGGATCGACCGGGCGCGCGAGAGCTATTTCCTCGCCTACGCTTACTACGCCGCCGGCCGTTATCCGGTTCCGCACACGCCCGGCAAGCTGCGCTGCTTTCACAAGAGCCTGGAGCTCTACGAAAAAGCCGGCCGTTACTTCGATCCGCCGCTCGAGCGTGTCGAGGTCCCGTACGGCGGCGGGAAAATCCCTGCCTATCTCCGGTTGAAGCGCGGCGGCGAGCGGCGGCCCACGATCGTCAACTTCGGTGGCATCGACGGCTTCAAGGCCGAGGCCTACGAGTACGAGGAAGCGATGCACGCCGCCGGCCTGAACACCTGCGCGATCGACATGCCGGGCACGGGAGAGTCCCCGATCAAGGCGACACCCGAAGGCGAATCCCTGTTCAGCGCCGTCATCGACTATCTCGAGCGCCGTCCGGAGGTGGATCCCGCGCGCCTCGCGATGGTCGGGCGCAGCTTCGGCGGCTATTGGGCGGCGAAAATGGCGTTCGTCGAGGCCGAACGTCTGCGTGCGGCGGTCGTCTGGGGCGGCGGCGTCCACTATTTTTTCCAGGAAGAGTGGCTGCGCCGGTCGACCAACGCCGAAAGCTATCTCATGGACCACGACGTCGCCCGCTGCATGGCTTTCGGCGTCGGCACAATCGACGAGCTCGCCCGCATCTTTCCATCGATGTCCCTGAAAACGCAGGGCTGGCTCGATAAGCCCTCGTGCGCGATGCTGGTGGTCAACGGCAAGGATGACCTCCAGACCCCGATCGACGATCTCTACATCCTCCTGGAGCACGGGAGCCCGAAGTCCGCACGGGTCTTCCCGGGCGGCCACATGGGGCAGACGCCGGAAACCCTGCCGACCATCCTCGGGTGGCTGCGGCGCGAGCTCCGCTGA
- a CDS encoding carboxymuconolactone decarboxylase family protein yields MARIATIDRKQDLEPPYQSIYDSIAQSRGRVGGPFLALLHSPELAARTAHLGSYVRFESTLDRKVIELAALAASRELECKHEWAAHVTHAQNAGIPLATIRAIHQRRGPEHYSSEDAQIISFVQELLRTHRVSEATFQALYGRFGERGLVELTATVGYYAMLACTLNAFDIASVAPPDDLKI; encoded by the coding sequence ATGGCCAGAATCGCAACGATCGACCGAAAACAGGACCTGGAACCTCCGTACCAGAGCATCTACGACTCGATCGCGCAGAGTCGCGGCCGCGTCGGCGGACCGTTTCTCGCGCTGCTGCACAGTCCCGAGCTGGCGGCCCGAACGGCTCACCTCGGGAGCTATGTCCGGTTCGAATCGACCCTCGACCGCAAAGTCATCGAGCTGGCGGCCCTGGCTGCGTCGCGCGAGCTCGAATGCAAGCACGAGTGGGCTGCGCACGTGACCCATGCGCAAAACGCCGGTATCCCGCTGGCCACGATCCGCGCCATTCACCAGCGCCGCGGCCCCGAGCACTACTCCTCGGAGGACGCCCAGATCATCAGCTTCGTTCAGGAGCTGCTGCGCACGCACAGAGTCAGCGAGGCGACGTTTCAGGCGCTCTACGGCCGGTTCGGGGAGCGCGGTCTCGTCGAGCTGACGGCGACCGTCGGTTACTATGCGATGCTCGCCTGCACGCTCAATGCTTTCGACATCGCGTCGGTCGCTCCGCCCGACGATCTCAAGATCTGA
- a CDS encoding alpha/beta fold hydrolase — protein METTGRSLEAVKAEIRRRAGRINPFERAKPDDVASVLERLESLDPDLWGREWARLGRHYESLGEEQEKLGNPGRAGAAFYQAYEYYRIGRYPVPGSPEKMNCYRSALRCFLRAAPCLDPPAERVEIPFEGKKVVGYLQVPGGLDRPPVVMHWGGVDGWKEDRRSNSEMLHKAGLATFTIDMPGTGENPCLGQDPRAERTFSAALDYLETRSDIDGRRVAVMGGSFGGYWATKLAYVEAGRLRGAVNWGAGCHLTFQEEWLRPALTVKASQYLMGPASLLEARAYVFRAATLEEVLRIAPGLSLLAQGILDRPSAPLLCINGKEDDQHPVEDIYLLLEHGSPKDVRIIPGAGHMGRKPAQRNDEVQRIVTEWLKQRLAR, from the coding sequence ATGGAAACGACAGGCCGGAGCCTCGAAGCGGTCAAGGCGGAGATCCGGCGGCGGGCGGGAAGGATCAATCCCTTCGAAAGAGCCAAGCCGGACGATGTCGCGTCCGTGCTCGAGCGGCTGGAAAGCCTCGATCCCGATCTGTGGGGTCGGGAATGGGCAAGGCTCGGGCGGCACTACGAAAGCCTCGGAGAGGAACAGGAGAAGCTCGGAAACCCCGGGCGGGCGGGCGCGGCTTTCTACCAGGCGTACGAGTACTACCGCATCGGCCGTTACCCTGTCCCGGGAAGCCCCGAGAAGATGAATTGCTACCGAAGCGCGCTTCGCTGCTTTCTCCGCGCGGCCCCTTGCCTCGATCCGCCCGCCGAGCGGGTGGAAATCCCGTTCGAGGGCAAAAAGGTCGTCGGTTACCTGCAGGTCCCGGGCGGACTCGATCGGCCGCCCGTGGTCATGCATTGGGGCGGGGTGGACGGCTGGAAGGAAGATCGGCGCAGTAACAGCGAGATGCTGCACAAGGCGGGGCTGGCGACGTTTACGATCGACATGCCCGGCACCGGAGAAAACCCGTGCCTGGGTCAGGATCCTCGGGCCGAGAGGACATTTTCCGCCGCCCTCGACTACCTCGAGACCCGCAGCGACATCGACGGGCGCCGCGTCGCCGTCATGGGCGGGAGCTTCGGGGGTTACTGGGCGACCAAGCTCGCCTACGTGGAAGCCGGTCGGTTGCGCGGCGCGGTCAACTGGGGCGCGGGGTGCCACCTCACCTTTCAGGAGGAATGGCTGCGCCCCGCGCTCACGGTCAAAGCGTCGCAGTATCTGATGGGGCCGGCGAGCTTGCTGGAGGCGCGGGCGTACGTCTTCCGGGCGGCCACGCTGGAGGAGGTCCTGCGAATCGCGCCGGGCCTTTCGTTGCTGGCGCAGGGAATCCTCGATCGCCCTTCCGCGCCGCTGCTCTGCATCAACGGCAAGGAGGACGATCAGCATCCGGTAGAGGACATCTATCTTCTCCTGGAACACGGCAGCCCCAAGGACGTGCGCATCATCCCCGGAGCCGGACACATGGGACGCAAGCCGGCCCAGCGCAACGACGAGGTTCAACGCATCGTGACCGAGTGGCTCAAGCAGCGGCTTGCGCGATGA
- a CDS encoding ABC transporter ATP-binding protein, protein MKAELTERDAEPEARDATLLRVRNLRTEFELRRWVFGRAGVVRAVDGVSFDLRRGEAVAIVGESGCGKSSLAKTILGLYRPRQGEVTFEGRNLAEADGDALRWYRSQVGYVQQDPYGALPPFMNVRRILLEPLIVNRAGSKPAREERIREVLQEVRLIPPDDFLPKFPHMLSGGQQQRVVIARAMILRPKLLVADEPVSMLDASVRVEILQLLRNIQRAHNLAVIYITHDLSSVRHFSERVFVMYAGKIVEKAEARELVHDPLHPYTRALLAAIPDPDPRNAAVLKELPPGEPPSLMRPPAACRFHPRCPELVKGLCDVEEPRELEPKPGHFVLCWLYR, encoded by the coding sequence ATGAAGGCCGAACTGACCGAACGGGATGCCGAGCCGGAGGCGCGTGACGCCACGCTGCTGCGCGTACGAAACCTGCGCACGGAGTTCGAGCTCCGCCGATGGGTATTCGGGCGGGCCGGAGTGGTGCGTGCGGTGGACGGCGTGAGCTTCGATCTCAGGCGCGGCGAAGCGGTCGCCATCGTGGGGGAGAGCGGCTGCGGCAAGAGCAGCCTCGCGAAGACGATCCTCGGGCTGTATCGGCCGCGCCAGGGCGAGGTGACCTTCGAGGGGAGAAACCTGGCGGAGGCCGACGGCGACGCGCTGCGCTGGTATCGCTCGCAGGTGGGCTACGTCCAGCAGGATCCCTACGGGGCGCTGCCGCCGTTCATGAACGTCCGGCGCATCCTGCTGGAGCCGCTGATTGTCAACCGCGCCGGGAGCAAGCCGGCAAGGGAGGAGCGGATCCGCGAGGTCCTGCAAGAGGTCCGGCTCATACCGCCGGACGATTTTCTGCCGAAATTTCCCCATATGCTGAGCGGCGGCCAGCAGCAGCGGGTGGTGATCGCCCGGGCGATGATTCTGCGGCCCAAGCTGCTGGTCGCCGACGAACCCGTCTCGATGCTCGACGCCTCGGTGCGGGTCGAGATCCTCCAGCTGCTGCGCAACATCCAGCGCGCCCACAATCTGGCCGTCATCTACATCACCCACGATCTGTCGTCGGTGCGTCACTTTTCGGAGCGCGTGTTCGTGATGTACGCGGGGAAGATCGTCGAAAAGGCCGAAGCGCGCGAGCTGGTTCACGACCCGCTTCATCCCTACACGCGCGCCTTGCTCGCAGCGATCCCCGATCCCGATCCGCGCAACGCGGCGGTCTTGAAGGAGCTTCCCCCGGGAGAGCCCCCCAGCCTGATGCGGCCGCCGGCCGCCTGCCGATTTCACCCGCGTTGTCCCGAGCTCGTTAAAGGGCTGTGTGATGTCGAGGAGCCGCGGGAGCTCGAGCCGAAGCCCGGCCATTTCGTGCTGTGCTGGCTGTACCGTTGA
- a CDS encoding ABC transporter ATP-binding protein, which translates to MSAAPLLRVEELRLYFGTAKGAVRAVDGVSFELERNRAMVILGESGCGKSSLARALLRLLPRNVATYSGRVLLDGVDLMGFDDERFRREVRWTRISLVPQAAMNALNPVVRVGEQVAEPLSVHGGLDRKASWERARDMLQRVGLPPDFLHRYPFELSGGMRQRAAVAMALITHPQLVVLDEPTSALDVLTQANIMNVLKRTRRELRTSFILITHDVATSSELADDVAVMYAGQIVELAAAELFFRDPLHPYSRKLMASVPRLRDDKELDFIPGEPPSLIDPPAGCRFAPRCPLRFEKCAEHPPLIEAGGGRRVRCWLYDAAVTRGEAAAAAGPGQG; encoded by the coding sequence ATGAGCGCGGCTCCCCTTCTCCGCGTCGAGGAGCTGCGCCTCTACTTCGGCACCGCCAAGGGCGCGGTTCGCGCCGTCGACGGGGTGAGCTTCGAGCTCGAGCGCAACCGCGCGATGGTGATCCTCGGGGAGTCGGGCTGCGGCAAGAGCTCGCTGGCGCGAGCTCTCCTGCGCCTGCTGCCGCGCAACGTGGCCACGTACTCCGGACGCGTGCTGCTCGACGGCGTCGACCTCATGGGGTTCGACGACGAGCGCTTCAGGCGCGAGGTGCGGTGGACCAGGATCTCGCTCGTGCCGCAGGCGGCGATGAACGCGCTCAACCCGGTGGTTCGCGTCGGCGAGCAGGTGGCGGAGCCGCTGTCGGTTCATGGAGGTCTGGACAGAAAGGCGAGCTGGGAACGGGCCCGGGACATGCTGCAGCGAGTCGGGCTGCCGCCGGACTTCCTGCACCGCTATCCCTTCGAGCTGAGCGGGGGAATGCGGCAGCGCGCTGCGGTGGCGATGGCGCTGATCACCCACCCGCAACTGGTGGTGCTCGACGAGCCGACGTCCGCCCTGGACGTTCTCACCCAGGCCAACATCATGAACGTGCTCAAGCGGACACGGCGGGAGCTGCGGACGAGCTTCATCCTGATCACCCACGATGTCGCGACCTCGAGCGAGCTGGCGGACGACGTCGCGGTCATGTACGCCGGGCAGATCGTGGAGCTGGCCGCGGCCGAGCTTTTCTTCCGCGACCCCCTCCACCCCTACTCCCGCAAGCTCATGGCGAGCGTGCCGCGGCTGCGCGACGACAAGGAGCTCGACTTCATCCCGGGAGAGCCGCCGAGCCTGATCGATCCGCCGGCGGGTTGCCGCTTCGCGCCCCGTTGCCCGTTACGGTTCGAGAAATGCGCCGAACATCCGCCCCTGATCGAAGCGGGTGGAGGCCGCCGGGTGCGCTGCTGGCTTTACGACGCGGCGGTCACCCGGGGCGAGGCGGCGGCCGCCGCGGGTCCGGGACAGGGCTAG
- a CDS encoding ABC transporter permease codes for MSALREVFREFARYPSAVTGLIIIGALVVLALYTVIAIPYSEGIHLWRGGEAVWIESPRNARPKWVNLFSRARLPETLVVSSETKAARRVQSLPGGLRTFWISLPFDYPYDAFPSEINLFFKAKFKEQRPYVSLYWLTPDGRRIALGDRTVRAAAERYSVSLDRSLAQKLGRLPPEIGLFAPPGAAAESAAPIRGRYELRIEGLLFEKASTLDAKLVVYGQVFGLAGTDHRRRDIMVALLWGTPVALAFGFLAALGSTMTTLVIAATGVWFGRWVDAVIQRITEVNAILPVLPILMMIGIFYSRSLWVMLGAIIALSVFSLGIKTYRSILLQVKESPYIEAARTYGTGHFRIVFRYMIPRVVPVLVPQFVTLIPSFVFLEAGLAVLGLGDPVLPTWGKVVNDAYANGALYKGYYYWVLAPSVLLMLTGSGFALVGFALDRIFNPRLRTL; via the coding sequence GTGAGCGCGCTGCGCGAGGTTTTCCGGGAGTTCGCCCGCTACCCCTCGGCCGTCACCGGGCTGATCATCATCGGCGCGCTGGTGGTCCTGGCGCTTTACACCGTGATCGCCATTCCCTACTCCGAGGGGATCCATCTATGGCGCGGCGGAGAGGCGGTGTGGATCGAGAGCCCGAGGAACGCGCGGCCGAAGTGGGTGAACCTGTTTTCGCGAGCGCGGCTGCCCGAAACGCTGGTCGTGAGCTCGGAGACGAAGGCCGCCAGACGGGTGCAGTCGTTGCCGGGCGGCCTGCGGACGTTCTGGATCTCGCTGCCGTTCGATTATCCGTACGACGCGTTTCCCAGCGAGATCAATCTCTTCTTCAAGGCGAAGTTCAAGGAGCAGCGCCCTTACGTCTCCCTCTACTGGCTGACACCGGACGGCCGGCGCATCGCCCTGGGCGATCGGACCGTGCGCGCCGCGGCCGAGCGCTACAGCGTCTCGCTCGACCGCTCGCTGGCGCAAAAGCTCGGCCGTTTGCCTCCCGAGATCGGCCTCTTCGCGCCTCCGGGGGCAGCGGCCGAAAGCGCGGCGCCGATCCGGGGGCGCTACGAGCTGCGGATCGAAGGGCTGCTGTTCGAAAAGGCGTCGACGCTGGACGCGAAGCTCGTCGTCTACGGCCAGGTCTTCGGGCTCGCCGGCACGGACCACCGCCGGCGCGACATCATGGTGGCGCTCCTCTGGGGGACGCCCGTCGCGCTGGCGTTCGGGTTCCTCGCCGCCCTGGGCTCGACGATGACCACCCTGGTAATCGCGGCGACGGGAGTCTGGTTCGGCCGGTGGGTGGACGCCGTCATCCAGCGGATCACCGAGGTGAACGCCATCCTCCCGGTCCTCCCGATTCTCATGATGATCGGTATCTTCTACTCGCGCAGCCTCTGGGTAATGCTGGGCGCCATCATCGCTCTCAGCGTCTTCAGCCTCGGGATCAAGACCTATCGCTCGATCCTCCTGCAGGTCAAGGAATCTCCCTACATCGAGGCGGCGCGCACGTACGGGACCGGCCATTTCCGCATCGTTTTCCGCTACATGATCCCGCGGGTCGTGCCGGTGCTCGTGCCCCAGTTCGTGACGCTCATCCCCTCGTTCGTCTTCCTCGAGGCGGGGCTCGCCGTGCTGGGGCTGGGCGACCCCGTGCTGCCGACCTGGGGCAAAGTGGTGAACGACGCCTACGCGAACGGGGCTCTCTACAAAGGGTATTATTACTGGGTGCTCGCGCCGTCGGTCTTGCTGATGCTGACCGGGAGCGGGTTCGCCCTGGTCGGCTTCGCGCTGGACCGCATCTTCAACCCGAGGCTGAGAACGTTATGA
- a CDS encoding ABC transporter permease: MVGRTLRYLALRAISLFLTVVAGVYISILVANMGGYVDQIRRAQIREQVGTAALGDRNLRQLPPAEVRRIIDERVALEERRLGLDRPFLLRSFDYLADALTLSLGRAERLTSDRGSRQVRAIILERLPATLLLFGTADLIVFVLAITVALSLSRRYGSLADRMVVALAPTSAAPAWFYGIFLILVFASMFRLLPFGGMVAVPPPESPLAYAFSVARHLVLPLAAVLLGSLFVSIYNWRTFFLIYSSEDYVEVAKAKGLPSAAIERRYILRPTLPPIITSFAFTLISLWSGAIILETVFSWPGLGRLLFQAVGQFDTPVIIGSVVIYAYLLALTVFLLDILYALVDPRVKVGGGAGGSP; encoded by the coding sequence ATGGTCGGCCGGACTCTGCGCTATCTCGCCCTCCGGGCAATCTCGCTCTTTCTCACCGTGGTCGCCGGGGTCTACATCTCCATCCTGGTCGCCAACATGGGCGGGTACGTCGACCAGATCCGCCGGGCGCAAATCCGCGAGCAGGTCGGAACCGCCGCCCTCGGCGACCGCAACCTCAGGCAGCTCCCGCCGGCCGAGGTGCGGCGGATCATCGACGAGCGGGTCGCGCTCGAGGAGCGACGGCTGGGATTGGATCGCCCTTTCCTCCTGCGCAGCTTCGACTACCTGGCGGACGCCCTTACGCTTTCCCTGGGCAGGGCCGAGCGTCTCACCAGCGACCGGGGGTCCCGGCAGGTTCGGGCGATCATCCTGGAGCGGTTGCCGGCGACGCTGCTCCTCTTCGGCACCGCCGATCTCATCGTCTTCGTGCTCGCGATCACCGTGGCGCTTTCGCTATCGCGCCGCTACGGCAGCCTCGCGGATCGAATGGTGGTCGCGCTCGCTCCGACCTCCGCGGCGCCGGCGTGGTTCTACGGCATCTTCCTGATCCTGGTCTTCGCGTCGATGTTCCGCCTTTTGCCCTTCGGCGGGATGGTCGCCGTTCCGCCGCCGGAATCTCCGCTGGCCTACGCATTCAGCGTGGCGCGGCACCTGGTCCTGCCGCTGGCGGCGGTCCTGCTCGGCTCGCTGTTCGTTTCGATCTACAACTGGCGCACGTTCTTCCTCATCTATTCCAGCGAGGACTACGTCGAGGTCGCCAAGGCCAAGGGACTTCCCTCGGCGGCGATCGAGCGGCGCTATATCCTGCGACCGACGCTGCCGCCCATCATCACGAGCTTCGCCTTCACCCTGATCTCGCTCTGGAGCGGAGCGATCATTCTCGAGACGGTCTTCAGCTGGCCGGGCCTGGGGCGGCTGCTTTTCCAGGCCGTCGGCCAGTTCGATACGCCGGTGATCATCGGATCGGTGGTCATCTACGCCTACCTGCTGGCGCTGACGGTGTTCCTCCTGGATATTCTCTATGCGCTGGTCGACCCGCGGGTGAAGGTCGGGGGCGGCGCGGGAGGGAGCCCGTGA
- a CDS encoding ABC transporter substrate-binding protein, whose translation MKRSGFFVLLVLLTLAVGIAFLASGREGRPPGVEAAGGTPGATGNSGAWVAEVVFREESDPAKAIDMMEAGEIQVYSMGINDPELYRKIQSSRTIQHEISYGSNTELAFNPVGPTFPRTGELNPFHVPAIREAVNWLIDRDYIVEEIYRGLAVPRYLPLTSAFPDYARLADVARQLELHYAYNPEKAKEVISREMMRLGATRVDGRWWFRGKPVRLIFLIRPDDHQRREIGDYVATLLENLGFVVERQYKTATEASPIWVQGDPAEGRWHIYTGAWITLAVDRDQADNFDAYYTPRGRPDPLWQAYRPDPKLARVAERLRNRDYTSPEERKKLMAEALRLSLHDSVRVWLADSINVWPRRREVSIAADLAGGISGSLLWPYTIRSPGRRAVHFASPGMLTEPWNPIAGSNWIYDNIIMRSTQDAATLPDPFTGLYWPQRVKAAEVHVQKGLPVVRTHEWLSLHFVPVIEVPRDAWLDWDASGQRFVTVGERHPKGLRARTRTVVRYEDELLKKSWHDGTRISLADFVFGLILAFDRAKPQSPVFDPSAVPVFETFMRHFRGLRIVEEDPLVVEIYSDQLYPDAELIAASRAADFYTSVPWHELALGFLAERDRQLAFSSSKADQLKVEWMSYIAGPSLEILGQKLTAALAEGFIPYEKTLGRYVDRREAVERYRKLQAWRRARGHFWVGNGPFYLHAVYPVEKIVVVRRFEGFTDPSEKWVRFTEPRIADVEVSGPRMLKRGAPAEFLARVSFRGKPYPAADIERVRYLLFDSRGALIELADARPAGEGTWRIALPGAQTSRLAAGANRLEVVVTPRVVAVPSFKTYWFVTLPDETVRGRAPAAGRRG comes from the coding sequence ATGAAGAGAAGCGGATTCTTCGTCTTGCTGGTCCTCCTGACGCTCGCCGTCGGGATTGCTTTCCTCGCTTCCGGCCGGGAAGGGCGGCCGCCCGGCGTGGAAGCGGCGGGCGGCACACCGGGTGCGACGGGGAATTCGGGAGCCTGGGTGGCGGAGGTCGTTTTCCGGGAGGAGTCCGACCCCGCCAAGGCGATCGACATGATGGAGGCAGGGGAGATCCAGGTCTACTCGATGGGCATAAACGACCCGGAACTCTATCGGAAGATCCAGTCGTCACGGACGATCCAGCACGAGATCTCCTACGGCTCGAACACCGAGCTGGCGTTCAATCCGGTGGGTCCGACCTTTCCGCGGACGGGCGAGCTCAACCCGTTTCACGTCCCCGCGATCCGCGAAGCCGTGAACTGGCTCATCGACCGGGACTACATAGTCGAGGAGATCTACCGGGGGCTCGCGGTCCCGAGATATCTGCCTCTCACGAGCGCATTTCCGGACTACGCGCGCCTGGCGGACGTGGCCCGCCAGCTGGAGCTCCACTACGCCTACAATCCGGAAAAGGCCAAGGAGGTCATCTCCCGGGAGATGATGCGTCTGGGGGCGACGCGGGTCGACGGCCGTTGGTGGTTTCGGGGAAAGCCGGTGCGGCTGATCTTCCTGATCCGGCCGGACGATCATCAGCGGCGCGAGATCGGCGATTACGTCGCCACGCTGCTGGAGAACCTGGGATTCGTGGTCGAGCGCCAGTACAAGACCGCCACCGAAGCGTCGCCGATCTGGGTTCAGGGCGACCCGGCCGAGGGGCGCTGGCACATCTACACCGGCGCCTGGATCACGCTGGCGGTGGATCGCGACCAGGCCGACAACTTCGACGCCTATTACACCCCGCGCGGCCGCCCCGACCCGTTGTGGCAGGCCTATCGGCCCGACCCGAAGCTCGCCCGGGTGGCCGAGCGGCTGCGCAACCGCGACTACACCAGCCCCGAGGAGCGCAAAAAGCTCATGGCGGAGGCGCTGCGGTTGTCGCTCCATGATTCGGTGCGGGTCTGGCTGGCGGACAGCATCAACGTGTGGCCGCGCCGCCGGGAGGTCTCTATCGCCGCCGACCTCGCCGGAGGGATCTCCGGCTCTCTCTTGTGGCCCTACACCATCCGGTCCCCCGGACGCCGCGCGGTTCATTTCGCCAGCCCCGGCATGCTGACCGAACCGTGGAACCCGATCGCGGGGAGCAACTGGATCTACGACAACATCATCATGCGGAGCACGCAGGACGCGGCCACGCTGCCGGACCCCTTCACAGGGTTGTACTGGCCGCAGCGCGTGAAGGCGGCCGAGGTCCACGTACAAAAGGGGCTGCCGGTCGTCCGGACGCACGAGTGGCTGTCGCTCCATTTCGTTCCGGTTATTGAGGTGCCGCGAGACGCCTGGCTCGATTGGGACGCTAGCGGCCAGCGCTTCGTCACGGTCGGGGAGAGGCATCCGAAGGGGCTTCGGGCGCGTACGAGGACGGTGGTGCGCTACGAAGACGAGCTCCTGAAGAAGAGCTGGCACGACGGGACAAGAATTTCGCTCGCTGACTTCGTTTTCGGGTTGATTCTCGCTTTCGACCGGGCAAAGCCGCAGAGCCCGGTCTTCGATCCGTCGGCGGTCCCCGTCTTCGAAACGTTCATGCGCCATTTCCGGGGGCTGCGGATCGTCGAGGAGGATCCGCTGGTCGTGGAAATCTACAGCGACCAGCTCTACCCCGACGCGGAGCTGATCGCCGCGTCACGCGCCGCCGATTTCTACACGAGCGTGCCGTGGCACGAGCTGGCGCTCGGTTTTCTGGCGGAGCGCGATCGACAGCTCGCGTTTTCTTCTTCGAAGGCCGACCAGCTCAAGGTCGAGTGGATGAGCTACATCGCGGGACCGAGTCTTGAGATCCTCGGACAAAAGCTCACGGCGGCGCTCGCCGAGGGCTTCATCCCCTACGAGAAGACCCTCGGTCGGTACGTCGACCGACGCGAGGCGGTGGAGCGGTACCGCAAGCTCCAGGCGTGGCGCCGGGCGCGCGGCCACTTCTGGGTCGGCAACGGGCCCTTCTACCTCCACGCCGTCTATCCGGTGGAAAAGATCGTTGTCGTCAGGCGATTCGAAGGCTTCACCGACCCGTCCGAGAAATGGGTGCGCTTTACGGAGCCCCGCATCGCCGACGTCGAGGTTTCCGGCCCGCGGATGCTCAAGAGGGGCGCGCCGGCGGAATTCCTGGCCCGGGTCAGCTTCCGGGGCAAACCCTATCCCGCGGCGGACATCGAGCGGGTTCGCTATCTTCTCTTCGATTCCCGCGGCGCGCTGATCGAGCTGGCGGACGCCCGGCCGGCGGGCGAAGGCACATGGCGGATCGCGCTGCCCGGCGCTCAGACCTCGCGCCTCGCCGCGGGCGCCAATCGACTCGAGGTCGTGGTGACGCCGCGGGTGGTCGCCGTGCCGTCCTTCAAGACCTACTGGTTCGTGACCTTGCCCGACGAGACCGTCCGCGGCCGCGCGCCGGCCGCGGGGAGGAGAGGCTGA